In Candidatus Binataceae bacterium, the following proteins share a genomic window:
- a CDS encoding MBL fold metallo-hydrolase: MSLIASKGPYTKGLHDFGNGCYGWLQPDGSWGWSNAGLIADRGESMLVDTLFDLKLTREMLDAMRRAAPQATARIGALVNTHSNGDHTFGNQLVDGAEIIASKACAEEMIAEGGAKRLAEMKRNARPTSLAGKFLAEIFAPFDFEGIDVTMPTLTFEGELTRRVGDKTVRLIQVGPAHTRGDVLVYVPADRVMFTGDMLFINGHPIIWAGPVGNWIKACQLMLDLDVETVVPGHGPVTDKAGVAAVKRYFEYIEGEARRRYDAGMSAADAARDIALADYASWGDAERIVVNVATLYREFAGGAPVTDIRPELFGLMAELRASRRN, translated from the coding sequence ATGTCGTTGATCGCAAGCAAAGGACCCTACACCAAAGGACTGCATGACTTTGGCAACGGCTGCTATGGGTGGTTGCAACCCGATGGGTCCTGGGGCTGGAGCAACGCCGGCCTGATCGCCGATCGGGGAGAATCGATGCTGGTCGATACACTGTTCGACCTGAAACTCACGCGCGAGATGCTTGACGCGATGAGGCGGGCGGCGCCGCAGGCAACCGCGCGAATCGGCGCGCTGGTCAACACCCACTCGAACGGCGATCACACGTTTGGCAATCAACTGGTGGATGGCGCCGAGATAATCGCGTCAAAGGCCTGCGCCGAAGAGATGATTGCCGAGGGTGGCGCGAAACGGCTCGCCGAGATGAAGCGTAATGCGCGGCCGACCAGTTTGGCGGGAAAATTTCTTGCGGAAATCTTCGCGCCCTTCGACTTTGAGGGGATTGACGTGACGATGCCGACGCTGACTTTCGAGGGTGAGCTAACGCGGCGGGTCGGCGACAAGACGGTCCGGCTCATCCAGGTCGGCCCGGCGCATACGCGCGGCGACGTGCTGGTCTACGTGCCCGCGGACCGCGTGATGTTCACCGGCGACATGCTGTTTATCAATGGCCATCCGATCATCTGGGCCGGGCCGGTCGGCAACTGGATCAAGGCTTGCCAGCTGATGCTCGACCTTGACGTCGAGACGGTGGTGCCGGGCCATGGTCCAGTAACCGACAAGGCGGGAGTCGCCGCGGTCAAACGCTATTTCGAATATATCGAGGGTGAGGCGCGGCGGCGCTACGACGCCGGGATGTCAGCGGCGGACGCGGCGCGCGATATTGCGCTGGCTGATTATGCGTCGTGGGGTGACGCTGAACGAATCGTGGTAAACGTCGCAACCCTGTATCGCGAATTCGCGGGCGGCGCGCCGGTGACCGATATTCGGCCTGAACTCTTCGGGCTGATGGCGGAACTGCGCGCGAGCCGGCGCAATTGA
- the gspN gene encoding type II secretion system protein GspN, producing the protein MTPLQGAVESAGRGQGQGSPIRWRPVWLIAAAAGLALILFAAFLIASFPYNETASALLAPYRLKLIYRTQHPHLPFGVRLEDASLIALADGASHPLVNSPDITLTPALTALFLGRMGLKINAELYTGTIAATLRQDAGLGDLAFNLDALNLAQCAPLQQFGPLFGGSLSAAGSALLRGPAINDNRGAATVTGRDVTLAITRGFPLIHLGTIRGRLLLDSGVVTFQELDSHGGDLEARASGSIRLAPNLADSTIAALIYLTPTPSGQAHFGLFLKMLPHPPAEGPYYLRGSLYSPSLN; encoded by the coding sequence TTGACGCCGCTTCAGGGAGCGGTGGAGTCTGCGGGGCGCGGCCAAGGTCAAGGCTCGCCCATCCGATGGCGACCCGTATGGCTCATTGCCGCCGCGGCCGGCCTCGCGCTGATCCTCTTCGCCGCCTTTCTGATCGCGAGTTTCCCTTATAACGAGACCGCTTCCGCGCTGCTGGCGCCCTACCGACTCAAACTGATCTACCGGACGCAGCATCCGCACCTCCCTTTCGGCGTTCGGCTCGAGGACGCCAGCCTGATCGCCCTCGCCGACGGCGCCAGTCATCCGCTGGTCAACAGCCCGGATATAACCCTGACGCCCGCGCTGACCGCCCTCTTTCTCGGCCGGATGGGGCTCAAGATCAACGCGGAACTTTATACCGGGACGATCGCGGCGACCCTCCGTCAGGATGCTGGCCTGGGTGATCTCGCCTTTAATCTCGACGCATTGAACCTTGCCCAATGCGCCCCCTTGCAGCAGTTCGGCCCGCTCTTCGGCGGCAGTCTTTCCGCCGCCGGCTCCGCGCTGCTGCGTGGCCCGGCAATCAACGACAACCGCGGAGCCGCAACCGTCACCGGCCGCGACGTGACGCTCGCAATCACCCGCGGCTTTCCCTTGATCCATCTGGGCACGATCCGCGGCCGGCTCCTGCTCGATTCCGGTGTCGTTACCTTTCAGGAACTCGACAGTCATGGCGGCGACCTTGAAGCGCGTGCGAGCGGCTCGATTCGCCTGGCGCCCAATCTCGCCGACAGCACGATCGCCGCCCTCATCTATCTCACCCCGACGCCGAGTGGGCAGGCCCACTTTGGATTATTCCTCAAAATGCTGCCGCATCCGCCCGCCGAAGGCCCCTACTATCTGCGCGGGTCGCTCTACTCGCCCTCGCTCAATTGA
- a CDS encoding fumarylacetoacetate hydrolase family protein, which produces MKLVTFTHQGKTRIGVVKGDAVADICAAASLIPRDMIDFLNGGKEMLEQARRAAESAAQIPLAQVKLEAPVRRPPEFLAVGLNYADHIAETGMQKPTFPLFFNKQTSCVNAPYDPIHLPRASEALDYEGELGFVIGRRCRHVPRDRAREVIAGYFIVNDVSVRDWQRRAPTMTLGKSFDTHGPIGPWIVTADELGDPHALELKTFVNGELRQHSNTRNLIFNCFELVEVLSTVFTLEPGTLISTGTPSGVAGAMKPPKWLKAGDVVRIEIDQIGHLEHRVIAEPADSARI; this is translated from the coding sequence ATGAAACTCGTAACTTTCACTCATCAGGGGAAGACGCGGATTGGGGTCGTCAAGGGCGATGCGGTCGCCGACATCTGCGCGGCCGCGTCGTTGATTCCGCGCGACATGATCGATTTCCTCAACGGCGGCAAGGAGATGCTCGAGCAGGCGCGGCGCGCCGCCGAGAGCGCCGCGCAAATCCCACTGGCGCAAGTGAAGCTCGAAGCGCCGGTGCGCCGCCCGCCCGAGTTTCTCGCGGTGGGGCTCAATTACGCCGACCATATCGCCGAGACTGGGATGCAGAAGCCGACCTTCCCGCTCTTTTTTAACAAACAGACGAGTTGCGTCAACGCGCCGTATGATCCGATTCATCTGCCGCGCGCCTCCGAAGCGCTCGACTACGAGGGCGAGCTGGGATTCGTTATCGGCCGCCGATGCCGTCATGTGCCACGCGACCGCGCGCGCGAGGTGATCGCGGGGTATTTCATCGTCAACGATGTCAGCGTGCGTGATTGGCAGCGGCGTGCGCCGACCATGACGCTCGGCAAGTCGTTCGATACCCACGGGCCGATCGGACCGTGGATCGTCACCGCCGACGAGCTGGGCGACCCGCATGCGCTCGAACTCAAGACCTTCGTCAACGGCGAGCTGCGCCAGCATTCGAACACGCGCAATCTGATCTTCAATTGTTTCGAGCTGGTCGAGGTGCTTTCGACGGTCTTTACGCTGGAACCCGGGACATTGATTTCGACCGGCACGCCAAGCGGCGTCGCGGGCGCGATGAAGCCGCCGAAATGGCTCAAGGCCGGCGACGTCGTGCGGATCGAGATCGATCAGATTGGCCATCTTGAGCATCGGGTGATCGCCGAGCCCGCGGATTCGGCGCGCATCTAG
- a CDS encoding DUF488 domain-containing protein, with product MTLYTVGHSTHPIEVFLAFLARHEIAILADVRSYPASRRWPQFNRETLAHSITDAGREYRWLQALGGRRHSKQNASPHTAWKVAAFRAYADYADGPAFAEGLAELIASASARRTAIMCSEGLWWRCHRRIISDQMTIRGWEVIHILPDGKLVAHTLPDFARRDGERLIYDAGQPPLDLS from the coding sequence GTGACGCTCTATACCGTCGGCCATTCGACTCATCCGATTGAGGTTTTCCTCGCGTTCCTTGCGCGGCATGAGATTGCGATTCTCGCTGACGTGCGCTCCTATCCCGCGTCGCGCCGCTGGCCGCAGTTCAACCGCGAGACGCTGGCGCATTCGATCACCGATGCGGGCCGCGAATATCGATGGCTTCAGGCGCTCGGCGGACGGCGTCACTCGAAGCAAAACGCGTCACCGCATACCGCGTGGAAGGTCGCGGCCTTCCGCGCCTACGCCGACTACGCTGACGGTCCCGCCTTCGCCGAGGGCCTGGCCGAACTGATCGCCAGCGCATCCGCGCGCCGCACCGCGATCATGTGTTCAGAGGGTCTATGGTGGCGATGCCACCGGCGGATCATTTCGGATCAGATGACTATCCGCGGATGGGAGGTCATCCATATTCTGCCTGACGGCAAATTAGTCGCGCACACTCTTCCGGACTTTGCGCGACGCGACGGCGAGCGCCTCATCTATGATGCCGGCCAACCCCCGCTCGACTTGTCCTAG
- a CDS encoding DUF2182 domain-containing protein, translating into MDTSPRSAGSIAEQAGATEDRPIAPARSWRDRLALWLGLGGVTVLAWLYLVWMPMSASNFGGFGRRLLGATSPEVANAWIMFLMWAVMMVAMMLPSAAPMIETYARVAPARGGSLARVWIFAAGYVVVWTIFSALATAAQLSLQRLGMINNAMTATPILAALLLLATGLYQLTPLKTLCLSQCRSPLGFLMTQWREGASGALLMGLRHGVICFGCCAMLMVLLFVFGVMNLTWVAALSLLVLLEKALPVGRLIARVSGVAMLAAGIALLVRVAGSLIA; encoded by the coding sequence ATGGACACTTCTCCGCGATCAGCTGGGTCAATAGCTGAGCAGGCCGGCGCGACAGAGGATCGTCCGATCGCGCCCGCCCGATCGTGGCGCGATCGCCTCGCGCTCTGGCTCGGACTCGGCGGAGTGACCGTTCTCGCCTGGCTCTACCTCGTCTGGATGCCGATGTCGGCCAGCAACTTCGGCGGCTTCGGCAGACGCCTCCTCGGCGCCACCTCGCCCGAGGTCGCCAACGCCTGGATTATGTTTCTGATGTGGGCCGTGATGATGGTCGCGATGATGCTCCCCAGCGCCGCCCCGATGATCGAAACTTACGCCCGCGTCGCGCCGGCGCGCGGCGGTTCGCTCGCCCGGGTCTGGATTTTCGCCGCCGGTTACGTGGTCGTCTGGACCATTTTCAGCGCGCTCGCGACCGCCGCGCAGCTATCGCTGCAACGCCTCGGGATGATCAACAATGCGATGACCGCGACACCGATCCTCGCCGCCCTGCTGCTGCTGGCGACCGGCCTCTACCAGCTCACTCCGCTGAAAACCCTCTGCCTCAGTCAGTGCCGGAGTCCGCTCGGCTTTCTGATGACGCAATGGCGCGAAGGCGCATCAGGCGCGCTGCTGATGGGCCTCCGCCACGGCGTCATCTGCTTTGGCTGCTGCGCGATGCTGATGGTTCTGCTCTTCGTCTTCGGCGTCATGAATCTGACCTGGGTGGCGGCCCTGAGCCTACTCGTCCTGCTCGAAAAGGCGCTGCCGGTCGGCCGCCTGATCGCGCGCGTCAGCGGCGTCGCGATGCTCGCGGCGGGCATCGCGCTGCTCGTCCGCGTCGCCGGCTCTCTTATTGCCTAA
- a CDS encoding DUF1326 domain-containing protein, translating into MLQNPSWRIEGDYFESCNCELLCPCLLSHAQARPTEGHCDVVLAIHVARGDCGGVDLTGLNVVQALTTPGPMAQGNGTLAVYVDDRASEAQRAALEAIFTGNAGGPPSLLAGMVSKRLPTKSAPINFSTTGKSFKLAIAGITDVTVEGVTGAGGQVVWLDNVGHPFSSRLAAAKATESKYSDHSLSFDNSGRNGHFSAISWVNS; encoded by the coding sequence ATGCTGCAAAATCCAAGCTGGCGGATCGAAGGCGACTATTTCGAATCCTGCAATTGCGAGTTGCTCTGCCCCTGCCTGCTCTCTCACGCACAGGCCAGGCCGACCGAAGGACACTGCGACGTCGTGCTCGCGATCCATGTCGCGCGCGGCGACTGCGGCGGCGTCGATCTGACCGGCCTCAACGTCGTTCAGGCCCTGACCACGCCGGGCCCGATGGCGCAGGGCAACGGCACGCTCGCGGTCTATGTCGACGACCGCGCCAGCGAGGCGCAGCGCGCCGCGCTCGAAGCGATCTTCACCGGCAATGCGGGCGGCCCGCCGTCGCTGCTGGCCGGGATGGTCTCCAAACGGCTGCCGACGAAAAGCGCGCCGATCAACTTCTCCACCACTGGCAAGAGCTTCAAACTAGCGATCGCCGGAATCACCGACGTGACCGTCGAAGGCGTTACCGGAGCAGGCGGTCAGGTGGTCTGGCTGGATAACGTCGGCCATCCGTTTTCGTCGCGGCTGGCCGCAGCGAAAGCCACCGAGAGCAAGTACAGCGATCATTCTCTGAGCTTCGATAACTCGGGCCGCAATGGACACTTCTCCGCGATCAGCTGGGTCAATAGCTGA
- a CDS encoding tetratricopeptide repeat protein — MAEELLKERALELWRAGYVHQMRGDLPRAIELYSESIKLHPTAEAYTFRGWAYRFLDRIDEAIAECRKAITVDPEFGNPYNDIGAYLIDQGKLDEAIEWLNKAKRAARYEPRQFPFMNLGRLYEAKGMINQAIAEFAAALEIAPGDPTCEHSIARLRAMLN; from the coding sequence ATGGCGGAGGAGCTTCTTAAGGAACGGGCGCTCGAGCTGTGGCGCGCGGGTTACGTTCATCAGATGCGCGGCGATCTGCCGCGTGCGATCGAGCTTTATTCGGAATCGATCAAGCTGCATCCGACCGCAGAGGCCTATACCTTTCGCGGCTGGGCCTATCGCTTTCTCGACCGTATCGATGAGGCGATCGCGGAGTGCCGCAAAGCGATCACGGTCGATCCGGAGTTTGGCAATCCCTACAACGATATCGGCGCCTACCTGATCGATCAGGGCAAGCTCGACGAAGCGATCGAATGGCTGAATAAGGCCAAGCGCGCGGCGCGTTACGAACCGCGGCAGTTTCCCTTCATGAATCTCGGGCGCTTGTACGAAGCGAAGGGCATGATCAATCAGGCGATCGCGGAATTTGCTGCCGCGCTGGAAATCGCACCCGGCGACCCCACTTGTGAACACAGTATAGCGCGGCTGCGCGCCATGCTCAATTAA